The Desulfuromonas thiophila genome includes a region encoding these proteins:
- a CDS encoding chemotaxis protein CheW, with the protein MASGEKQTSQYLTFSLDHEIFALNIETVREVLDVSTLTRVPRMPAFMCGVINLRGSAVAVVDMRRKFSLPAADETVNTCIIICEVTIDGEGTVLGCLVDAVQEVLELDRQEIEPPPRMGTRLETGFIQGMGRRGEQFILLLDLDRVFSTDELLQLQRQEQAPAV; encoded by the coding sequence ATGGCGAGCGGAGAAAAGCAGACCAGTCAGTATCTGACCTTCAGTCTCGATCACGAAATCTTTGCCCTTAACATCGAAACCGTGCGCGAGGTGCTCGATGTGTCGACCCTGACACGGGTGCCGCGCATGCCGGCATTCATGTGCGGGGTGATCAATCTGCGCGGCAGCGCCGTGGCGGTGGTGGACATGCGGCGCAAGTTTTCTCTGCCGGCAGCGGATGAAACGGTCAACACCTGCATCATCATCTGCGAGGTTACCATCGATGGTGAAGGCACGGTGCTGGGCTGTCTGGTGGATGCGGTGCAGGAGGTGCTGGAACTGGATCGGCAGGAAATCGAACCGCCACCACGCATGGGGACGCGGCTGGAAACCGGCTTTATCCAGGGCATGGGGCGGCGCGGCGAGCAGTTTATTCTGCTGCTGGATCTCGACCGGGTGTTTTCCACCGACGAACTGCTGCAGTTGCAGCGACAGGAAC